From the Clostridiales bacterium FE2011 genome, one window contains:
- a CDS encoding extracellular solute-binding protein, with translation MLVISLILLSGCHGRLESREATGAGNAKIPEAFDDSKPIELVFWAKNDTNKVQTAVYTNAIKEFEEMYPNVKINLRLYADYGRIFADVITNIATKTTPNVCITYPDHIATYMTGQDVVLQMDDWMKDSRYGLGGSEVRFDSPKQEEIVPEFLAECVLEDHYYAMPYMRSTEALYVNEDMVKKLGYELPEVVTWDFVWEVSEKAMEKNEDGTFKINGQKVMIPFIYKSTDNMMITMLKQLDAPYSTAEGEVLLFNDTTKGLLEEIYKHAKSRAFSTFAISSYPGNFLNAGQCIFAIDSTAGATWMGSEAPMLDIHEEQVVPFNIRVMPIPQFKPEEPKMISQGPSICIFNKDDPQEVLASWLFTQYLISNKVQLGYAETEGYLPVTLKAQQSAEYQDYLSRKGEDDDHYSVKIEASELLQKYTSDTFVTPVFNGSNSLRSAAGQLIESTAKSARRKEKMSDAYIEKLYADVTSLFQLDQIEVKAGKKVSFGELPSESKTLLIVIPCIWILIGLYAFLTKRKNRKKT, from the coding sequence ATGCTTGTTATATCACTGATTCTGCTGTCCGGATGCCATGGACGGCTGGAGAGCCGGGAAGCGACGGGAGCCGGGAATGCGAAGATCCCGGAAGCGTTTGATGATTCCAAGCCGATTGAACTGGTCTTCTGGGCCAAGAATGATACCAACAAGGTGCAGACGGCTGTTTATACGAACGCCATCAAAGAATTTGAAGAAATGTATCCGAATGTGAAGATTAATCTGCGCCTGTACGCGGATTACGGGCGGATCTTTGCTGACGTGATTACCAATATTGCGACGAAAACAACACCGAATGTATGCATTACCTATCCGGACCATATCGCCACGTATATGACAGGCCAGGACGTTGTGCTGCAGATGGATGACTGGATGAAAGACAGCCGGTACGGGCTTGGGGGAAGCGAGGTCCGCTTTGATTCCCCGAAACAGGAGGAGATTGTACCGGAATTCCTGGCAGAGTGCGTGCTGGAAGACCATTATTACGCTATGCCCTATATGCGCTCCACAGAAGCCCTGTACGTCAATGAGGATATGGTAAAGAAGCTGGGATACGAACTGCCTGAAGTGGTAACCTGGGACTTTGTGTGGGAAGTCAGCGAAAAGGCCATGGAGAAAAACGAAGACGGCACCTTTAAGATTAACGGCCAGAAGGTGATGATTCCCTTTATCTACAAGAGCACGGACAATATGATGATTACCATGCTCAAACAGCTGGACGCTCCGTATTCCACAGCGGAGGGGGAAGTGCTGCTCTTTAACGACACCACCAAGGGACTGCTGGAAGAAATCTATAAGCACGCAAAGAGCCGGGCGTTCTCCACGTTTGCTATCAGCAGCTACCCGGGCAACTTCCTCAATGCCGGGCAGTGCATCTTTGCGATCGACTCCACTGCCGGCGCTACCTGGATGGGAAGCGAAGCGCCGATGCTGGACATTCATGAGGAACAGGTGGTTCCGTTCAATATCCGGGTGATGCCGATTCCGCAGTTCAAACCGGAAGAACCGAAGATGATCAGCCAGGGTCCCAGCATCTGTATCTTCAACAAGGATGATCCCCAGGAAGTGCTGGCCAGCTGGCTGTTTACCCAGTATCTGATCAGCAATAAGGTTCAGCTGGGTTATGCGGAGACAGAAGGTTATCTGCCGGTGACCCTGAAGGCTCAGCAAAGCGCAGAGTATCAGGATTACCTGAGCAGGAAAGGCGAGGACGACGACCATTATTCCGTGAAGATTGAAGCCAGCGAGCTGCTGCAAAAGTACACCTCGGATACCTTTGTTACGCCGGTGTTCAACGGCAGCAACAGCCTGCGTTCCGCTGCCGGACAGCTGATTGAAAGCACTGCGAAAAGCGCACGCCGGAAAGAAAAGATGAGCGACGCGTATATCGAAAAGCTGTACGCTGACGTGACCAGCCTTTTCCAGCTGGATCAGATTGAAGTCAAAGCAGGGAAGAAGGTGTCCTTCGGGGAGCTTCCTTCAGAATCAAAAACGCTGCTGATTGTCATTCCGTGCATCTGGATCCTGATTGGTCTGTACGCATTCCTGACCAAGCGGAAGAACCGTAAGAAAACGTAA